In Leptospira wolffii serovar Khorat str. Khorat-H2, a genomic segment contains:
- a CDS encoding serine hydrolase gives MRSQLAFLALILSILGCSSPNSNPMDSAALLLSISSEQTPTPFTVVATGQQAKLDAVEQTATTNAFCTALGSFYWEIGDKNGSYGFSSVAGSTNASTSMLIASASKWIWGAYVLQKVGTPGTNEKSYLRMLSNYDNLSDSSCNLTLTVNACFTAGPGNDGTNNNNYLDSANANKYYYNGGHFQAYAVLNPSGLTPSLTNFTRAQLAAEVANTLFSGSNPGISYAVPQPAGGVITNASVYASFLRRILNSDITMGSYLGADPVVTHPDKNPTAAAYSPFRITATQEETHYSYGHWIEDSTGNDGSYSSPGKFGFYPWIDPSNSTYGILARYSTSGLAYLQSVYCGRLLRKAFQTGVAQ, from the coding sequence ATGAGATCCCAACTCGCTTTTCTCGCTCTGATTCTTTCCATTCTAGGCTGTTCCTCTCCTAATTCCAACCCCATGGACTCCGCAGCACTTTTACTTTCCATTTCGTCGGAGCAGACTCCGACTCCCTTTACGGTAGTCGCCACAGGACAGCAGGCGAAATTGGATGCAGTGGAACAAACCGCGACGACGAACGCATTCTGCACCGCCTTGGGTTCTTTTTATTGGGAAATCGGAGATAAGAACGGCAGTTACGGATTTTCCTCCGTAGCCGGATCTACGAATGCGAGTACCTCTATGCTCATCGCTTCCGCATCCAAATGGATATGGGGAGCTTACGTTTTGCAGAAAGTGGGAACTCCTGGAACTAACGAAAAAAGCTATCTGCGGATGTTATCGAATTATGATAATCTTTCGGACAGTTCCTGCAATCTCACTCTGACGGTTAACGCATGTTTTACCGCAGGTCCCGGAAACGACGGCACCAATAATAACAATTATTTGGATTCGGCAAACGCAAACAAGTACTACTATAACGGCGGCCATTTCCAAGCGTATGCGGTCTTGAACCCCAGCGGTTTAACTCCTTCTCTCACGAATTTCACCCGAGCACAGTTGGCTGCGGAAGTGGCGAATACTCTCTTTAGTGGCAGTAATCCCGGCATATCCTATGCGGTTCCGCAACCCGCAGGAGGAGTGATCACTAACGCTTCCGTGTACGCTTCTTTCCTGAGAAGAATATTGAATTCGGATATCACGATGGGAAGCTATTTGGGGGCGGATCCCGTAGTCACTCATCCGGATAAGAATCCGACCGCCGCGGCCTATTCTCCTTTTCGCATCACAGCTACCCAGGAAGAAACGCATTATTCCTACGGACATTGGATAGAAGATTCCACCGGAAACGACGGATCCTATAGTAGTCCGGGAAAATTCGGATTCTATCCTTGGATCGATCCTTCTAATTCCACTTACGGGATACTGGCGAGATACTCGACTTCCGGGTTGGCCTATCTGCAATCCGTTTATTGTGGGCGTTTATTACGCAAAGCGTTCCAGACGGGTGTCGCTCAGTAG
- a CDS encoding DUF5329 domain-containing protein, producing the protein MKKILFFSILILSFSASAQEPEAEIQALISSLDSCKNCIFIRNGSEHKVPEAKAHLLRKYEAAKKQIHSAEDFILGVASKSSITGTPYKIKTADGKEMESEKWLFDRLKEIRAKSPKK; encoded by the coding sequence ATGAAAAAGATACTATTCTTCTCTATTTTAATTTTATCATTCTCCGCATCCGCTCAGGAACCCGAAGCCGAAATCCAGGCGTTGATTTCCAGTTTGGATTCCTGCAAAAATTGCATTTTTATCCGAAACGGATCCGAGCACAAGGTTCCGGAAGCCAAGGCCCATCTTTTACGCAAATACGAGGCTGCCAAAAAGCAAATCCACAGCGCGGAGGATTTCATTCTAGGAGTCGCAAGTAAATCGTCCATCACGGGAACTCCCTACAAAATCAAAACCGCGGACGGAAAAGAAATGGAATCCGAAAAATGGCTTTTCGACAGACTCAAGGAAATCCGAGCCAAATCCCCCAAAAAATAG